A window from Kovacikia minuta CCNUW1 encodes these proteins:
- a CDS encoding NACHT domain-containing protein, with the protein MTYVHAVDEFCSVWLKWAKVCDGIMVERSLQASLKGIKAAETALIGLSLNQQQLAVRLGITRQPISKFFNQKPIDRNLFVQICQVLNLEWQDIAEDQDAVVNQQSEQNLDTQIDALVQAIREKIRPLIQERCGTMRVLDMEQPIKLTGEQGIYTNVNILEKITGRRRLEIAELLQHYDLEEFDRFGLSPVTEKRVPGLEAVRQFSKLMVLGKPGAGKSTFLKYLAMQCIEGHFLPDHVPVFITLKDFAETKGHPDLLNYIDRLIAMPSSLGRDVVSIQEMMRAGRGLILLDGLDEVREEDTARVIRQIREFSDSFSANQFVITCRIAAKEYTFERFAEVEVADFDQEQIATFATNWFRVKNDPVKADRFIQKLEENKSIQELATSPLLLTLLCLMFGESANFPANRSELYKEGLDVLLKKWDAKRNIERDQIYKNLSLQRKEDLLSQIALTTFENKDYFFKQKTVEAIIADFIRNLHNQDPNPEVLKLDSEAVLKSIEAQHGLLVERAKGIYSFSHLTFQEYFAAREIVANSAYPNLIQHNTERRWREVFLLTVGMMRTVDDFVQLMKRETDRLLSRSKKLQDFLAWLNWKSFLDLEQPFCKPAAIRAFYLIRPILVLARANDLSRLFALAFALDHNVFDFVLESPRPTDLILELANAIDAAHEMTFTSTEFAFTSVLAPELIRGLSLAITLTIEVNPLLQSLLQPLKDQLPNYGSNKENFEEWWRISCRSWTEQLRVVTVKYCSKWYDWHLNEGQKELLRQYYDANLLLVDCLNSDCYVSREVRAEIEETLLLPMAEIEKRKRA; encoded by the coding sequence GTGACTTATGTACATGCTGTGGATGAATTTTGCTCTGTCTGGTTAAAATGGGCGAAAGTTTGCGATGGAATTATGGTTGAGCGATCACTTCAGGCTTCTTTAAAAGGCATAAAGGCAGCGGAAACAGCGTTGATTGGACTCTCTCTAAATCAGCAGCAGTTAGCAGTTAGGCTGGGAATTACTCGACAACCCATTAGCAAATTTTTTAATCAGAAACCGATTGATCGCAATTTGTTTGTCCAAATCTGCCAGGTTCTAAACCTGGAGTGGCAGGATATTGCTGAAGATCAAGATGCTGTCGTCAATCAGCAATCAGAACAAAATCTAGATACACAAATTGATGCTCTGGTTCAAGCAATCCGTGAAAAGATTAGACCCCTGATTCAAGAACGCTGTGGAACAATGCGGGTGCTGGATATGGAGCAGCCGATCAAGCTAACCGGGGAGCAGGGCATCTATACCAATGTCAATATTTTGGAGAAAATTACCGGACGCAGGCGGTTGGAGATTGCGGAACTGCTGCAACACTATGATCTGGAGGAGTTTGATCGCTTCGGGCTGAGTCCGGTCACAGAAAAACGGGTGCCGGGACTGGAAGCGGTGCGGCAATTCAGCAAATTGATGGTGCTGGGCAAACCAGGAGCGGGGAAAAGCACCTTTTTGAAATATCTGGCGATGCAATGTATCGAGGGACATTTTCTGCCGGATCATGTTCCGGTGTTTATTACTCTCAAGGATTTTGCCGAAACCAAAGGCCATCCTGATTTGTTGAACTACATTGATCGATTAATCGCGATGCCCTCCTCTTTAGGGCGAGATGTTGTGTCCATCCAAGAAATGATGCGGGCGGGAAGGGGATTGATACTGCTGGATGGATTAGATGAGGTGCGAGAGGAGGACACCGCTAGGGTCATAAGACAAATCCGGGAATTCTCCGACTCGTTTTCCGCCAATCAATTCGTCATCACCTGCCGGATTGCTGCCAAAGAATACACCTTTGAACGGTTCGCTGAAGTCGAGGTTGCTGATTTTGATCAGGAACAAATCGCAACTTTTGCAACCAACTGGTTTCGAGTCAAAAATGATCCAGTCAAAGCCGATCGGTTTATCCAAAAACTGGAAGAAAACAAATCGATTCAAGAACTGGCAACCAGTCCCCTGCTGTTGACTCTGCTTTGTCTGATGTTTGGCGAAAGTGCTAATTTTCCCGCTAATCGCTCCGAACTTTATAAAGAAGGGTTGGATGTGTTGCTGAAAAAATGGGATGCCAAACGTAATATCGAGCGGGATCAGATTTACAAGAATCTGTCCCTACAGCGCAAGGAAGACCTTCTGAGCCAAATTGCCCTGACCACCTTTGAGAATAAAGACTACTTCTTTAAGCAAAAAACAGTAGAAGCAATCATTGCTGACTTCATCCGCAACCTGCACAATCAAGATCCCAATCCAGAAGTTCTGAAATTGGATAGCGAAGCGGTTTTAAAGTCGATTGAAGCGCAGCATGGACTCCTAGTGGAACGGGCAAAGGGAATTTATTCCTTTTCTCACTTGACCTTTCAAGAGTATTTTGCAGCCAGAGAAATCGTTGCCAATTCTGCTTATCCAAATCTGATACAGCACAATACTGAAAGGCGCTGGCGCGAGGTATTTCTCCTTACTGTCGGTATGATGCGAACTGTGGACGACTTTGTACAACTGATGAAGCGAGAAACTGATCGATTACTATCTCGTAGTAAGAAGCTTCAAGACTTCTTGGCTTGGCTAAATTGGAAGTCATTTTTAGACTTAGAGCAACCCTTTTGCAAGCCAGCTGCAATTCGAGCCTTTTATCTTATTAGACCTATCCTCGTTCTCGCTCGTGCTAATGATCTTTCTCGTCTCTTTGCCCTTGCGTTTGCTCTTGACCATAACGTTTTTGACTTTGTTCTTGAATCACCCCGTCCCACTGATCTTATTCTTGAACTCGCGAATGCAATCGATGCTGCTCACGAGATGACTTTTACTTCAACTGAATTTGCTTTTACTTCTGTCCTTGCTCCTGAACTAATTCGTGGTCTTTCTCTTGCTATAACTCTTACTATTGAAGTTAATCCATTACTGCAATCATTGTTGCAACCCCTTAAGGATCAACTGCCAAACTATGGTAGTAATAAGGAGAACTTTGAGGAATGGTGGCGAATTAGTTGTCGATCTTGGACTGAGCAACTAAGAGTTGTAACTGTTAAATACTGTAGTAAATGGTATGACTGGCATTTGAATGAAGGTCAGAAGGAACTATTAAGGCAATATTACGATGCAAATCTTCTATTAGTGGATTGTTTGAATAGCGATTGTTATGTCAGTCGGGAAGTTAGAGCGGAAATTGAGGAGACGTTGTTGCTACCGATGGCAGAAATAGAGAAAAGGAAAAGGGCGTAG
- a CDS encoding dolichyl-phosphate-mannose--protein mannosyltransferase — protein sequence MPSLEKPSQWFSDWFKIGILGLWLLSLVLRFWGLGRFNTLVFDEVYYVKFAHNYLSQTQFFDGHPPLSKYLIAIGIWIGNHLPFGWDAVNHKAGADYTTWSYRWLNALTGSFIPLVVLGLAYQLTHRRSYAFIAGLLMAFDGLFLVESRYALNNVYLVILGLLGLWLLLIALNTPRSRQREAWLVLSGICFGASASIKWNGLWFLLGAYGIWVSAWVIRLVQFKRPGPIALFPTEITTADQAQTATARNPLQRLTQLKLWQVVLYLGVIPAAFYRLIWIPHLQLNPNASFWTLQKQILTYHEKVGDGPKIHPYCSHWYTWLWMIRPVAYFYQVTPRDAPLPDGSSNLTTATPNTVIYDVHATGNPMLWWLSTIAIILLLGVLIYSIVNWATAETEASQSPPLQQKRISPLNPTERWLGLFLVVNYGANLLPWVRVTRCTFLYHYMGSSVFATMALAWLVDRWLRSSQPRLRIMGIAIVLLIAIAFIFWLPIYLGLPLSPFEFSLRMWLRSWV from the coding sequence ATGCCTTCGCTTGAGAAGCCTTCTCAGTGGTTTTCCGACTGGTTCAAGATTGGTATTTTAGGACTGTGGCTGCTGTCGTTAGTGCTCAGGTTTTGGGGGCTGGGACGGTTCAACACCCTGGTATTTGACGAGGTTTATTACGTCAAATTTGCCCATAACTATTTGAGCCAAACCCAATTTTTTGACGGTCATCCCCCCCTGAGCAAATATTTAATTGCGATCGGGATCTGGATTGGCAACCACCTCCCCTTTGGTTGGGATGCCGTCAATCACAAAGCAGGAGCAGACTATACCACCTGGAGCTATCGCTGGCTGAATGCCCTGACGGGATCATTCATTCCCCTGGTGGTTCTGGGACTTGCCTACCAGCTCACCCACCGTCGCAGCTATGCCTTCATCGCCGGATTGCTCATGGCATTTGATGGCTTGTTTCTGGTGGAGTCGCGCTATGCCCTGAATAATGTTTACCTGGTGATTTTGGGCTTGTTGGGGCTGTGGTTGCTGCTAATTGCCCTGAATACGCCGCGTTCGCGCCAGCGAGAAGCCTGGCTCGTGCTGTCTGGCATTTGTTTTGGTGCGTCTGCATCGATTAAGTGGAACGGATTGTGGTTCCTGCTGGGTGCCTATGGCATCTGGGTGAGTGCCTGGGTGATCCGACTGGTGCAGTTCAAACGTCCTGGGCCGATCGCCCTGTTTCCGACCGAAATCACCACCGCTGATCAGGCTCAAACCGCGACTGCCCGAAATCCCCTGCAACGGCTGACCCAACTAAAGCTATGGCAAGTTGTGTTGTATTTGGGTGTGATTCCGGCAGCCTTCTATCGTTTGATCTGGATTCCCCATTTGCAATTGAATCCAAATGCCAGCTTTTGGACGTTGCAGAAGCAAATTCTGACTTACCACGAAAAGGTTGGGGATGGTCCCAAAATCCATCCCTACTGTTCCCACTGGTACACCTGGTTGTGGATGATTCGCCCGGTTGCCTATTTCTACCAGGTCACCCCCAGGGATGCTCCTTTGCCAGATGGAAGTTCCAACTTAACGACCGCAACGCCCAACACCGTTATTTACGACGTACACGCGACAGGCAACCCGATGCTGTGGTGGCTATCTACGATTGCCATCATTCTCTTACTGGGAGTGTTAATTTACTCGATCGTGAATTGGGCCACGGCTGAAACCGAAGCGTCCCAGTCTCCCCCCTTGCAACAAAAGCGCATCTCACCCCTGAATCCTACAGAACGCTGGCTGGGGCTTTTCCTCGTTGTCAACTACGGCGCGAATCTGTTGCCGTGGGTTAGGGTTACCCGCTGCACATTTTTGTACCACTACATGGGTTCGTCTGTATTTGCAACGATGGCACTTGCCTGGTTGGTAGACCGCTGGCTACGCAGCTCCCAACCGCGCCTTCGGATCATGGGAATCGCGATCGTGCTCCTGATCGCGATCGCCTTTATCTTCTGGCTGCCCATCTATCTGGGGTTGCCCCTATCTCCGTTTGAATTCAGTCTAAGAATGTGGTTGCGATCGTGGGTGTGA
- a CDS encoding DUF2996 domain-containing protein, with protein sequence MAEESTPNNAEEQAPAPEASETPAKQPAEKKAKPAAGDAADGEKPAAKAKKEKPPAVEDKPFADFIQQDYLPALKAGLAKQGIKDVDLTFEKQKIGVVGYANAPECWQVIGRWNSGWKQPRQFNIYFLTENIQGQKAFSYSESGGKPSTLESFLIDERRVSLGLLVLGALQRLNAQKWLVRN encoded by the coding sequence ATGGCAGAAGAATCGACTCCCAACAATGCTGAAGAACAGGCCCCGGCTCCTGAAGCCAGCGAAACGCCAGCCAAACAGCCTGCTGAAAAAAAAGCCAAGCCAGCAGCAGGAGATGCTGCCGATGGTGAAAAGCCTGCTGCTAAAGCCAAGAAAGAGAAACCTCCCGCCGTCGAAGACAAACCCTTTGCTGACTTCATTCAGCAGGATTATTTGCCTGCATTGAAAGCAGGATTGGCAAAGCAGGGGATTAAGGATGTGGACCTGACCTTTGAGAAGCAAAAGATTGGAGTCGTCGGTTACGCGAACGCTCCTGAATGCTGGCAGGTCATTGGTCGCTGGAACAGTGGCTGGAAACAACCCCGGCAGTTCAATATCTACTTCCTGACAGAAAATATTCAGGGACAGAAAGCCTTTTCCTACTCCGAAAGTGGCGGCAAACCCAGCACGCTTGAATCTTTCCTGATTGATGAGCGTAGAGTTTCGTTGGGACTTCTGGTTTTAGGGGCGCTTCAGCGGCTGAATGCGCAGAAGTGGTTGGTGAGGAATTAG
- a CDS encoding alpha/beta fold hydrolase, giving the protein MVFTVHPGISKAVHLNVLVQGEGFPILCLHGHPGSGRSLSVFTHHLSRQFKTIAPDLRGYGSSPADQDFVMADHLTDLEAVLDDYQIQRCLILGWSLGGILALELALRNLERVSGLILVATAARPRSNHPAISWQDNLYTGLASIANRLNPGGQWAIDTLGKRSLYRYLIQQHTPGTYRYLAAEAMPAYLQTSRQATRALSAALNQGYNRLVDLSQIQCPCLILAGSEDRHITAASSLETAQHLPDAEWHCYSNTAHLFPWEIPDQMLQDIDHWIEHHPEVVRERMKDEG; this is encoded by the coding sequence ATGGTTTTTACTGTGCATCCAGGCATCTCAAAGGCTGTTCATCTGAATGTTTTAGTCCAGGGAGAAGGATTTCCGATCCTTTGCCTGCATGGTCATCCTGGATCAGGACGAAGTTTGTCGGTGTTCACCCATCACCTTTCTCGGCAGTTCAAAACGATCGCACCAGACCTACGCGGTTATGGCAGTAGCCCAGCCGACCAGGATTTTGTGATGGCTGATCACCTAACCGATCTAGAAGCAGTGTTGGACGACTACCAAATTCAGCGATGTTTAATCCTAGGGTGGTCCTTGGGGGGAATTCTAGCGTTAGAACTGGCACTCAGGAATTTAGAACGGGTGAGTGGGTTAATCTTGGTTGCAACCGCAGCCCGTCCCCGCAGCAACCATCCTGCCATTTCCTGGCAAGATAATCTCTACACTGGCTTAGCTTCGATCGCGAATCGCCTCAACCCCGGCGGACAGTGGGCAATTGACACCCTGGGGAAGCGATCGCTCTACCGCTACCTGATCCAGCAGCACACCCCAGGCACCTACCGCTATCTGGCAGCAGAAGCCATGCCCGCTTACCTGCAAACTTCTCGCCAGGCAACCCGTGCCCTATCAGCCGCACTAAATCAGGGATATAACCGACTGGTTGACCTGTCCCAAATTCAGTGCCCCTGTCTGATCCTGGCAGGCTCAGAAGATCGCCATATCACAGCCGCATCCAGCCTGGAAACCGCCCAACATCTGCCTGATGCCGAATGGCACTGTTACTCCAATACTGCCCACCTGTTTCCCTGGGAAATTCCCGACCAGATGTTGCAAGACATCGACCATTGGATTGAGCACCATCCAGAGGTGGTGAGGGAAAGGATGAAGGATGAAGGATGA